In Sphingopyxis sp. FD7, a single window of DNA contains:
- a CDS encoding long-chain-fatty-acid--CoA ligase, protein MIDLEAIRTLADIPAAQARARGQATAVKFGTRETSFAALDAASNRVAHSLIAAGIAPGDRVSALTKNHDSWYPLFFGTARARACFAPINCRLAPAEIAFILGDAGPKLLFVGEDFFDCALAAVADLAAPPRLIALYGEHPAFEPFDRWLGDASDAPPADPPQLADDVLQLYTSGTTGLPKGVVLTNANYRTFLEAATRVDGFAYGEDETVMIVMPLFHVAGTNVSFSGLAQGGRLVLVRDFTAAEAVRMLREEDVAHAFLAPAMIQMMLLDPSAGVGGYPQLKSIAYGASPIAEDVLRRARATFGCDFVQFYGMTESAGGGSYLSPAAHDLPGKLTSCGQPWPGVEMAILDGEGKELGDGEIGEIAIRGGIVMKGYWNRASATEETLAGGWLHTGDVGYRDADGFYYVHDRIKDMIVSGGENVYPAEVESAIMGCPGVADVAVIGVPDDKWGEGVKALVVPAAGTAPDPAAIIAWARERIAAYKVPKSIEFIDALPRNPSGKVLRRELRAPYWEGRDRAVG, encoded by the coding sequence ATGATCGACCTGGAGGCCATCCGGACGCTGGCGGATATTCCGGCGGCGCAGGCGCGCGCGCGCGGGCAGGCGACGGCGGTGAAGTTCGGAACACGCGAGACAAGCTTCGCCGCGCTCGATGCGGCGTCGAACCGCGTCGCCCATTCGCTGATCGCGGCGGGCATCGCGCCCGGCGACCGCGTGTCGGCGCTCACCAAGAACCACGACAGCTGGTATCCGCTTTTCTTCGGCACCGCGCGCGCCCGCGCCTGCTTCGCGCCGATCAATTGCCGCCTCGCGCCCGCGGAGATTGCCTTCATCCTGGGTGATGCCGGGCCGAAGCTGCTTTTCGTCGGCGAGGATTTCTTCGACTGCGCGCTCGCGGCCGTGGCCGATCTGGCGGCGCCGCCCCGCCTGATCGCGCTTTATGGCGAACATCCGGCGTTTGAACCCTTCGATAGGTGGCTCGGCGACGCATCCGATGCGCCGCCAGCCGATCCGCCGCAGCTCGCCGACGATGTGCTTCAGCTCTATACCAGTGGCACCACCGGACTGCCGAAGGGCGTCGTGCTGACCAACGCCAATTATCGCACCTTCCTGGAAGCGGCGACGCGCGTGGACGGTTTTGCTTATGGCGAGGATGAAACGGTGATGATCGTCATGCCGCTCTTCCATGTCGCGGGCACCAACGTCAGCTTCTCGGGGCTGGCGCAGGGCGGACGGCTCGTGCTCGTCAGGGATTTCACCGCCGCCGAGGCAGTGCGGATGCTGCGCGAGGAGGATGTCGCGCACGCCTTCCTTGCCCCCGCGATGATCCAGATGATGCTGCTCGATCCATCAGCGGGTGTGGGCGGCTATCCGCAGCTCAAGTCGATCGCTTACGGCGCCTCGCCGATCGCCGAAGATGTGCTGCGCCGCGCGCGGGCGACCTTCGGCTGCGATTTCGTGCAATTTTACGGGATGACCGAGTCGGCAGGCGGCGGCTCCTATCTTTCGCCCGCCGCGCACGACCTGCCCGGCAAGCTCACCTCTTGCGGCCAGCCGTGGCCGGGGGTCGAAATGGCGATCCTCGATGGCGAGGGGAAGGAGCTTGGCGACGGCGAGATCGGCGAGATCGCGATCCGCGGCGGCATCGTGATGAAGGGCTATTGGAACCGCGCGAGCGCGACCGAGGAGACGCTGGCAGGCGGCTGGCTCCACACCGGCGATGTTGGTTACCGCGACGCCGACGGCTTTTATTACGTCCACGACCGGATCAAGGACATGATCGTGTCGGGCGGCGAAAATGTCTATCCGGCCGAGGTCGAAAGCGCGATCATGGGCTGTCCGGGCGTTGCCGATGTCGCGGTGATCGGCGTCCCCGACGACAAATGGGGCGAGGGGGTGAAGGCGCTGGTCGTTCCCGCCGCGGGCACGGCGCCCGACCCCGCTGCGATCATCGCCTGGGCGCGCGAGCGCATCGCGGCGTACAAGGTGCCCAAAAGCATCGAGTTCATCGACGCGCTGCCGCGCAATCCGTCGGGCAAGGTGCTCCGCCGCGAACTGCGCGCGCCTTATTGGGAAGGCCGCGACCGCGCGGTGGGGTGA